AATCAAGAGAAGGCCAAGAGAGAAGAAGGTGGTGGTGGGTTCAACAAAACAAAGCTGAAAGCATTGAAAATCTATGGTGAATTGAAGAAAGTGAAGCAACCCATTTCCCCTGGTGGTCGTATCACTAACTTCATAAACTCCATTTTCAATGCTAATGCCAAGAAAGTGAAGATGTGCTCTAATGGAGTTTCAAAGGATGTAAATTTCCTACGAAAATCAAAATCTTCAGCTTCATCACCCACTTCGTTTTCCAGGTCTTGCTTGAGCAAAACACCTTCTTCAAGAGGTAATAACAATAACAAGTACAGTAATGGCAATAAAAGGTCAGTTAAATTTTGTCCAGTTACTGTCATTTTGAATGAAGATTCCAGTCCTTGTGGCCACAAAAATATATACAGCGATGATCCCAGATTAATGTCCACCTCAACTGTTCAAAAGACTGTTAAAGAATCTGCAGGTAGCACCAGTAAAGCAAGTGATTATCTAAGGAGCTATCAAAGAAGAGGTATCGGGAAACTGGATTTGAGAGGCTTTATTGAAGAttatgatgatgaagaagatgacGACGACGACGATGGACTGAGTTGTTCGAGTTCGGATCTTTTCGAGTTGGATCATCTTATTGGAATTGGAAGGTATAGAGAGGAGCTGCCAGTGTATGAAACTACTAGACTGAAAACTAATCAAGCCATTGTTAATGGCTTCATAGTGTAACctcatttctctctctctctctcttttcatCTTTCAAATTGTAATTATTGGCTTTGGGGATTTCCAAATTGaaaattcaagttatttgaGTGACTATGATTCTCTATACCTTTGCTAAgctttgaaaatggaaaagaaaaaatcactAAGATGGTGAAAATTACTAAAGCTTTTGAACAGTGG
This genomic stretch from Gossypium raimondii isolate GPD5lz chromosome 6, ASM2569854v1, whole genome shotgun sequence harbors:
- the LOC105771452 gene encoding protein BIG GRAIN 1-like B encodes the protein MYRRESSVIDTTVHQRRRTPSFSSTLLDAIYRSIDESNEPTLCHYRETKTTKKQRSGSSLRRAIMIEDWVEKQSNQDSASHFNSTSTSSDSSNGAIFSSSEAESSYKQKSRRSKPDKKDNQEKAKREEGGGGFNKTKLKALKIYGELKKVKQPISPGGRITNFINSIFNANAKKVKMCSNGVSKDVNFLRKSKSSASSPTSFSRSCLSKTPSSRGNNNNKYSNGNKRSVKFCPVTVILNEDSSPCGHKNIYSDDPRLMSTSTVQKTVKESAGSTSKASDYLRSYQRRGIGKLDLRGFIEDYDDEEDDDDDDGLSCSSSDLFELDHLIGIGRYREELPVYETTRLKTNQAIVNGFIV